Proteins co-encoded in one Candidatus Polarisedimenticolia bacterium genomic window:
- a CDS encoding putative zinc-binding metallopeptidase, translating into MKGFERTPPELRWILRRRIDRLGLKLEGSPVERFVLQLQRELRRKGITRFQAVCYLTDEWGCPDREPIIGIPFYLANPKLAILEKKMNDLEDSRKIMKYLRHEAGHAFNYAYRLFTTPRWRQLFGPFRRPYREDYRPLPFSRRYVRHLEGWYAQKHPDEDFSETFAVWLTPTSRWRQRYRGWPAMRKLLYVDGVVRRLGTRPPLVDQGRTDVTVSEMRETVRDFYRRMARQNRAKVKLALEGDLSDIFPRRGAASDGLVPAARILQPRRAEIIDKIATWTGVRPEMVRALMETILRHCREKKLMAVRRREDTYLVELTAYATALAMNYLERGRFVLK; encoded by the coding sequence ATGAAAGGATTCGAAAGGACCCCTCCCGAGCTGCGCTGGATCCTGCGGCGGCGGATCGACCGGCTCGGGCTGAAGCTGGAGGGCTCCCCTGTGGAGCGCTTCGTCCTCCAGCTGCAGCGGGAGCTGCGCCGCAAGGGGATCACCCGCTTCCAGGCGGTCTGCTACCTGACGGATGAGTGGGGCTGTCCCGACCGCGAGCCGATCATCGGCATCCCCTTCTACCTGGCCAATCCGAAGCTGGCGATCCTGGAAAAGAAGATGAACGACCTGGAGGATTCCCGCAAGATCATGAAGTACCTGCGCCACGAGGCGGGCCATGCCTTCAACTATGCCTACCGCCTGTTCACGACGCCGCGCTGGCGCCAGCTGTTCGGCCCCTTTCGGCGCCCCTACCGCGAGGACTACCGGCCGCTCCCCTTCTCGCGGCGCTACGTGCGCCACCTGGAAGGGTGGTACGCGCAGAAGCATCCCGATGAGGACTTCTCCGAAACCTTCGCCGTCTGGCTGACACCCACGTCGCGCTGGCGTCAGCGCTACCGCGGCTGGCCGGCCATGCGCAAGCTGCTCTACGTCGACGGCGTCGTCCGGCGGCTGGGGACGCGGCCGCCGCTGGTGGACCAGGGGCGCACCGACGTGACGGTCTCGGAAATGAGGGAGACGGTGCGGGATTTCTACCGCCGGATGGCAAGGCAGAACCGAGCAAAGGTAAAGCTGGCGCTGGAAGGGGACCTCTCGGACATCTTTCCGCGCCGCGGTGCCGCCTCCGACGGCCTGGTCCCCGCCGCCCGGATCCTCCAGCCCCGCCGGGCCGAGATCATCGACAAGATCGCCACCTGGACGGGCGTGCGCCCCGAGATGGTGCGGGCGCTGATGGAGACCATCCTGCGGCACTGCCGTGAGAAGAAGCTGATGGCGGTGCGGCGGCGCGAGGACACCTACCTGGTGGAGCTGACCGCCTATGCCACCGCGCTGGCGATGAACTACCTCGAGCGGGGGCGTTTCGTATTAAAGTAA
- the sppA gene encoding signal peptide peptidase SppA, with the protein MGKVLLRLLAVVGGLVVFVLVLGVLVFALVKAGKGSVSQKTVLELDFEKEIVEDVPEDPIAAVLMKDAMTMRGLVETLDRAGKDDRVVGLVARVGAAPLGMAQLQELRDAVTAFRASKKPAIAYSETFGEFSPGGGSYYLATAFDEIYLQPSGDVGLTGVILESPFARGTLDKLGLKPRMDHRYEYKNAMNFYTDKKYDPYFKEAMEKLMSSWFSQIARGISEGRHLTEAQVRSLIDRGPFLGKEAQDAGLVDGMAYRDEVMAHVKKKLGDGINFLNVNDYRKRTTKMAGGQGKTIALIYGLGAVARGEGGYSPISGEEVMGSRRVSAAFRQAVKDSSVKAIIFRVDSPGGSYVASDTIWRETVRARKAGKPVIVTMGNLAGSGGYFVAMSADKIVAQPGTITASIGVLGGKMLTNEFWDKIGLSWDEVHSSQNSTFWTGTHDYSPEQWSRFQAWLDRVYVDFTSKVAEGRKLPKDKVLQIAKGRIWTGEDAKGLGLVDELGGYPEAMKLAREAAKIPEKEAVKVKVFPPKKSPFEMIFDQDRDDDPDEAAVAAVMQGLKALQPLVRQVRMMGLSNDPGVLTMPPVEARP; encoded by the coding sequence ATGGGTAAAGTGCTGCTCAGATTGCTGGCGGTCGTGGGAGGACTGGTGGTCTTCGTCCTCGTCCTCGGCGTCCTCGTCTTCGCTCTGGTCAAGGCGGGGAAGGGAAGCGTTTCGCAGAAGACCGTCCTCGAGCTGGATTTCGAGAAGGAGATCGTCGAGGACGTGCCGGAGGACCCCATCGCCGCCGTGCTGATGAAAGATGCGATGACGATGCGGGGGTTGGTCGAGACGCTGGATCGCGCCGGCAAGGACGATCGGGTCGTCGGGCTCGTGGCGCGGGTCGGCGCCGCGCCGTTGGGAATGGCCCAGCTCCAGGAGCTGCGCGATGCCGTCACCGCCTTCCGTGCCAGCAAGAAGCCGGCGATTGCCTATTCCGAGACCTTCGGGGAGTTCAGCCCGGGGGGAGGTTCCTACTATCTGGCCACCGCATTCGACGAGATCTATCTGCAGCCTTCCGGCGACGTGGGGCTCACCGGCGTCATCCTGGAGAGCCCGTTCGCGCGCGGCACGCTCGACAAGCTGGGATTGAAGCCGCGCATGGATCATCGCTACGAATACAAGAACGCGATGAACTTCTACACCGACAAGAAGTACGACCCCTACTTCAAGGAAGCGATGGAAAAGCTGATGAGCTCCTGGTTCTCGCAGATCGCCCGCGGGATTTCCGAGGGGCGGCATCTGACCGAGGCGCAGGTCCGGTCGCTCATCGACCGCGGCCCCTTCCTGGGGAAAGAGGCCCAGGATGCCGGGCTGGTGGACGGAATGGCCTATCGCGACGAAGTCATGGCCCACGTCAAGAAGAAGCTGGGGGACGGGATCAATTTCCTGAACGTGAACGACTACCGCAAGCGCACCACCAAGATGGCCGGCGGGCAGGGCAAGACGATTGCCCTGATCTACGGTCTGGGAGCGGTGGCCCGCGGCGAGGGGGGCTACAGCCCCATCTCCGGCGAAGAAGTGATGGGCAGCCGCCGCGTCTCCGCCGCCTTCCGGCAGGCGGTGAAGGACTCCTCCGTGAAGGCCATCATCTTCCGGGTCGACTCGCCCGGCGGCTCCTACGTCGCCTCCGACACGATCTGGCGCGAGACGGTGCGGGCGCGCAAGGCCGGCAAGCCGGTCATCGTGACGATGGGGAACCTGGCGGGCTCGGGCGGCTACTTCGTCGCCATGTCGGCCGACAAGATCGTGGCGCAGCCGGGGACGATCACCGCCTCCATCGGCGTTCTCGGCGGCAAGATGCTCACCAACGAGTTCTGGGACAAGATCGGGCTGTCGTGGGACGAGGTCCACTCCAGCCAGAACTCCACCTTCTGGACCGGCACGCACGACTACTCGCCGGAGCAGTGGTCCCGCTTCCAGGCCTGGCTCGACCGCGTCTACGTCGACTTCACCTCGAAGGTGGCCGAGGGAAGGAAGCTCCCGAAGGACAAAGTTCTGCAAATCGCGAAGGGACGCATCTGGACCGGCGAAGATGCCAAGGGTCTCGGGCTGGTGGACGAGCTGGGAGGCTATCCGGAGGCGATGAAGCTGGCCCGGGAGGCCGCCAAGATCCCCGAGAAGGAAGCGGTGAAGGTCAAGGTTTTCCCGCCCAAGAAGTCTCCATTCGAGATGATCTTCGACCAGGATCGCGATGACGATCCCGACGAAGCCGCGGTGGCGGCGGTGATGCAGGGATTGAAAGCGCTGCAGCCGCTGGTGCGGCAGGTCCGGATGATGGGGCTTTCCAACGATCCGGGTGTGCTGACGATGCCGCCGGTGGAGGCACGGCCTTAG
- a CDS encoding heavy metal translocating P-type ATPase, which translates to MTNSSSSNKVRTTMDPVCGMVVQPETAAGSHRHGAETYFFCSDWCLKKFREAPESYLSALSSGAGSAVTAARPAPAAADVGAGSIYTCPMHPEIRRAGPGSCPICGMALEPLALTAQELPDPELAGMRRRLALGAALTFPLIVLSMGGMIPGLLPHGLVAGSLANFIQLTLATPVVLWCGFPFFVRGWQSVVNRSLNMFTLIALGTGAAYLSSLAATLSPDWFPASFRDAHGQVPVYFEAAAVITVLVLLGQVLELRARGRTRDAVRALLRLAPALARRIRPDGTEEEIPLGAVTPGDRLRVRPGERVPVDGVVVEGASAVDQSMITGEPLPVEKRVGDPVIGGTLNGLGWMILAAEKVGSETLLARIVRMVSEAQRSRAPIQRLADRVAAWFVPAVIIVALLSFVGWAWLGPEPRGAHALLAAVAVLIVACPCALGLATPMSIMVGVGHGAAAGILIRDAEALEVLGEVDTIVVDKTGTLTEGKPALAEVIAASGAGEDEVLRLAAGLEMASEHPLAAAIIQGARRRRLQTAPAADFRAYPGRGIEGRVEGRRVAIGTEEFLRSNGADPAPLSEGAGALRRKGHTVVLVAIDGVAAGVISIADAIRESTRLALHRLREDGVRLVMATGDHRATAEAVARELGLRDVHAGLLPDQKAELVRSLRAGKHRVAMAGDGINDAPALAAADVGIALGTGSDVALEAAGVTLVKGDLRGIARARRLSRATVRNIRQNLFFAFFYNLLGVPVAAGIFYPFFGWLLSPMIASAAMSFSSVSVIANALRLRRLGL; encoded by the coding sequence ATGACTAATTCGTCCAGCAGCAACAAGGTCCGCACCACCATGGATCCGGTGTGCGGGATGGTGGTGCAGCCGGAGACAGCCGCCGGCAGCCACCGGCACGGGGCCGAGACCTACTTTTTCTGCAGCGACTGGTGCCTGAAGAAGTTCCGTGAGGCGCCGGAAAGCTACCTGAGCGCCCTGTCCAGCGGAGCCGGATCGGCCGTTACGGCAGCGCGCCCGGCCCCAGCGGCGGCGGACGTAGGGGCAGGCTCCATTTACACCTGTCCGATGCACCCCGAAATCAGGAGGGCGGGACCCGGCTCCTGCCCCATTTGCGGCATGGCTCTCGAGCCACTCGCCCTGACGGCCCAGGAGCTACCGGATCCGGAGCTTGCCGGCATGCGCCGCCGTCTGGCGCTGGGAGCGGCGCTCACCTTTCCCCTTATCGTGCTGAGCATGGGCGGGATGATTCCTGGCCTGCTGCCCCACGGGCTGGTCGCCGGCTCCCTTGCCAATTTCATCCAGCTCACCCTGGCCACGCCGGTGGTTCTCTGGTGCGGATTCCCCTTCTTCGTCCGCGGCTGGCAATCGGTCGTGAACCGCAGCCTGAACATGTTCACCCTGATTGCCCTGGGAACCGGGGCCGCCTATCTCTCCAGTCTGGCGGCCACCCTGTCCCCTGACTGGTTTCCCGCATCATTTCGCGACGCGCACGGCCAGGTTCCGGTCTACTTCGAGGCCGCCGCGGTCATCACGGTCCTCGTCCTCCTCGGACAAGTCCTGGAGCTGCGGGCGCGCGGACGGACGCGCGACGCGGTGCGCGCGCTGTTGCGCCTCGCCCCGGCCCTGGCCCGGAGAATCCGCCCCGACGGCACGGAGGAAGAGATCCCGCTCGGCGCGGTAACACCCGGCGACCGGCTGCGGGTGCGGCCGGGCGAGCGCGTTCCGGTGGATGGTGTCGTGGTGGAGGGAGCCAGCGCCGTCGACCAGTCGATGATCACCGGCGAGCCGCTGCCGGTGGAAAAGCGCGTGGGAGATCCGGTCATCGGCGGCACGCTCAACGGCCTCGGCTGGATGATCCTGGCCGCGGAAAAGGTCGGAAGCGAGACGCTGCTGGCGCGCATCGTCCGGATGGTGTCCGAGGCGCAGCGCAGCCGTGCCCCGATCCAGCGCCTGGCCGACCGGGTGGCGGCCTGGTTCGTCCCGGCGGTGATCATCGTCGCCCTGCTCAGCTTTGTCGGCTGGGCGTGGCTCGGGCCCGAGCCGCGCGGCGCCCACGCCCTGCTGGCTGCCGTGGCGGTGCTGATCGTCGCCTGCCCCTGCGCTCTGGGGCTGGCGACGCCGATGTCGATCATGGTCGGGGTGGGCCACGGTGCAGCGGCCGGCATCCTGATCCGCGACGCCGAGGCTCTCGAGGTCCTCGGAGAGGTCGATACGATCGTCGTCGACAAGACGGGGACGCTCACCGAAGGGAAGCCGGCGCTGGCGGAGGTCATCGCGGCTTCCGGCGCCGGAGAGGACGAGGTGCTGCGCCTGGCCGCGGGACTGGAGATGGCCAGCGAGCACCCGCTGGCGGCGGCCATCATCCAGGGAGCGCGGCGGCGCCGTCTGCAGACCGCGCCCGCCGCCGATTTCCGCGCCTACCCGGGCCGAGGGATCGAGGGGAGGGTGGAAGGACGCCGGGTCGCCATCGGCACGGAGGAATTCCTGCGCTCGAACGGAGCCGATCCGGCACCGCTGTCGGAAGGCGCCGGGGCGCTGCGGCGGAAGGGACACACCGTGGTCCTGGTGGCGATCGACGGCGTGGCTGCCGGGGTTATCTCGATCGCCGATGCCATCCGCGAGTCGACGCGCCTGGCCCTGCACCGGCTGCGCGAGGACGGCGTGCGCCTGGTGATGGCCACGGGGGATCATCGCGCCACCGCCGAGGCGGTGGCCCGCGAGCTGGGGCTGCGGGACGTGCACGCCGGGCTGCTGCCGGATCAGAAGGCGGAGCTGGTGCGCTCGCTGCGCGCCGGGAAGCATCGGGTGGCTATGGCGGGGGACGGGATCAACGATGCGCCGGCCCTGGCCGCCGCCGACGTCGGAATCGCCCTGGGAACGGGATCCGACGTGGCCCTGGAAGCCGCGGGGGTGACGCTGGTGAAAGGAGACCTGCGAGGAATCGCGCGGGCCCGGCGCCTGAGCCGGGCCACGGTGCGCAACATCCGTCAGAACCTTTTCTTCGCTTTCTTCTACAACCTTCTCGGCGTCCCGGTCGCCGCGGGAATCTTCTACCCCTTTTTCGGGTGGCTCCTCAGCCCCATGATCGCCAGCGCCGCGATGAGCTTCAGCTCCGTATCGGTGATAGCCAATGCCCTGCGCTTGCGGCGTCTTGGGCTCTAA
- a CDS encoding zinc-dependent metalloprotease, with amino-acid sequence MSQSLTRLGRSAGITALLAVFVLGSGAPAALAAATGSPEKRAEEGKETSKKKKDKKGEKAEGAPKDEKEEAKEPTFEKATKNAREVKGLFNVYVKDDEAKYLLEIAPDQLDKTFLLNPTLVSGVGQGFLYPSDMWPEYPVQFQRIGKMVRLIHINPNFRIDDKAALKPQAALAAPDAIVSQAKVESQPHPERKSILVDMSSLFLQDLEGMSLALKYTLDTPYGYDGGGSSFAKVSGYPENLDFDTVLNFKTQEAKIRPVYAADPRSMLIKFHYSISKLPADGYRARLADDRVGHFLAVMDDYTDESLDTPAVRYVTRWRLEKKDPNAALSEPVKPIVYYIENTIPPEYRDAVKRGIEAWNAAFEQAGFKNAIQAKDQPADADWDAADVRWASIRWIVAPGAGFAQGPSRINPYTGEIFDADIRFSADLVRNFHQDYVEVAAPTGRAFAGATPAQGAMIKSLTGWTDMLGPFSLEALMTDSLPQQPARWSPPGARPDTSFAGMGYCDFAQGFMQQMAVGYNVLAARGQMTPAKELEYVNQALVYITMHEVGHTLGLRHNFKSSTTLGFDQIQDAELTARQGLVGSVMDYVPVNLAPKGKKQGQFFASTVGPYDKWAIEYAYKPVSGGSTEAEKPELDKIASRVAQPGLAYGTDEDNAGVRGMDPGVNVWDLSTDTLAYYENNADIFREMVADMEKEFGEPGTRYQKLRSVFGAAVGEMFPAALNVPKAIGGIRHNRDHIGDPGGRVPYEPVPAAQQREALNFLTKEIFGPDALKISPQLLNKLAVERLPDLQGTVWQVERNDFPIHTLVTLLQSIPMNRMYSPTNLGRLNDMEARTGEKETVRLMQANGVEAKAAVKSKDLFTMSEMFTGMHKAVWSELQTRENVNSFRRNLQRMHLEKLVDLAVGDVAGAPEDARTLARAELSEIRKGCDAALATGGKVDAITRAHLDETRARASAALAAGMDRNQGRPTGQM; translated from the coding sequence ATGAGCCAAAGCCTGACCCGTCTCGGTCGAAGTGCTGGAATCACCGCGCTCTTGGCGGTCTTCGTCCTGGGCTCGGGAGCCCCCGCCGCGCTCGCGGCGGCGACCGGTTCCCCCGAGAAGCGCGCGGAAGAAGGGAAGGAGACTTCCAAGAAGAAGAAGGACAAGAAGGGGGAGAAGGCCGAAGGGGCCCCCAAGGACGAAAAAGAGGAGGCCAAGGAGCCCACCTTCGAGAAGGCGACCAAGAATGCCCGCGAAGTGAAGGGGTTGTTCAACGTCTACGTGAAGGACGACGAGGCGAAGTACTTGCTGGAGATCGCCCCCGATCAGCTCGACAAAACCTTCCTGCTCAATCCGACGCTGGTGTCCGGGGTAGGCCAGGGCTTCCTCTATCCTTCCGACATGTGGCCCGAGTACCCGGTCCAGTTCCAGCGCATCGGCAAGATGGTGCGCCTCATCCACATCAATCCCAACTTCCGCATCGACGACAAGGCGGCGCTGAAGCCGCAGGCCGCGCTGGCCGCGCCCGACGCGATCGTGTCGCAGGCCAAGGTGGAGAGCCAGCCGCACCCTGAGCGCAAGAGCATCCTGGTCGACATGTCGAGCCTGTTCCTCCAGGACCTCGAGGGGATGTCGCTGGCGCTCAAGTACACCCTCGACACGCCCTACGGGTATGACGGCGGCGGCAGCAGCTTCGCGAAGGTGAGCGGCTACCCGGAGAACCTCGATTTCGACACGGTCCTGAACTTCAAGACGCAGGAAGCCAAGATCCGCCCCGTCTATGCCGCTGATCCGCGCAGCATGCTCATCAAGTTCCACTATTCGATTTCGAAGCTGCCGGCCGACGGCTATCGCGCCCGCCTCGCCGACGATCGGGTCGGGCACTTCCTGGCGGTCATGGACGACTACACCGACGAGTCGCTCGATACCCCGGCGGTGCGCTACGTCACGCGCTGGCGCCTCGAGAAGAAGGACCCGAACGCGGCCCTCTCCGAGCCGGTGAAGCCGATCGTCTACTACATCGAGAACACCATTCCGCCCGAGTATCGCGACGCGGTGAAGCGCGGCATCGAGGCCTGGAACGCCGCCTTCGAGCAGGCCGGCTTCAAGAACGCCATCCAGGCGAAGGACCAGCCGGCGGACGCCGACTGGGACGCGGCCGACGTGCGCTGGGCCTCGATCCGCTGGATCGTGGCGCCGGGCGCCGGCTTTGCGCAGGGCCCCTCGCGCATCAACCCTTACACCGGCGAGATCTTCGACGCCGACATCCGCTTCTCCGCCGACCTGGTGCGCAACTTCCACCAGGATTACGTCGAGGTCGCGGCTCCGACCGGACGCGCCTTCGCCGGCGCGACGCCGGCACAGGGTGCGATGATCAAGTCGCTCACCGGCTGGACCGACATGCTGGGTCCGTTCTCGCTCGAGGCGCTGATGACCGACTCCCTGCCGCAGCAGCCGGCGCGCTGGTCTCCTCCCGGGGCGCGTCCCGACACCTCCTTCGCGGGCATGGGGTACTGCGATTTCGCCCAGGGCTTCATGCAGCAGATGGCGGTCGGCTACAACGTCCTGGCGGCCCGCGGCCAGATGACCCCCGCCAAAGAGCTGGAGTATGTCAACCAGGCCCTCGTCTATATCACCATGCACGAGGTCGGCCACACCCTGGGCCTGCGCCACAACTTCAAGTCGAGCACAACCCTTGGATTCGATCAGATCCAGGACGCCGAGCTCACCGCGCGCCAGGGGCTCGTCGGATCGGTCATGGACTATGTCCCGGTCAACCTGGCGCCCAAGGGAAAGAAGCAAGGACAATTCTTCGCATCGACGGTCGGTCCCTATGACAAGTGGGCCATCGAGTATGCCTACAAGCCCGTATCGGGCGGCTCGACCGAGGCCGAGAAGCCGGAGCTGGACAAGATCGCTTCACGCGTCGCACAGCCTGGCCTGGCCTACGGCACCGACGAGGACAACGCCGGGGTGCGCGGCATGGACCCGGGCGTGAACGTGTGGGACCTCAGCACCGACACCCTCGCCTACTACGAGAACAACGCCGACATCTTCCGCGAGATGGTGGCGGACATGGAGAAGGAGTTCGGTGAGCCCGGAACGCGCTACCAGAAGCTGCGCTCCGTGTTCGGGGCGGCCGTCGGCGAGATGTTCCCCGCGGCGCTCAACGTTCCCAAGGCAATCGGCGGCATCCGCCACAACCGCGATCACATCGGCGATCCGGGCGGGCGCGTCCCCTACGAGCCGGTGCCGGCGGCGCAGCAGCGCGAGGCCCTGAACTTCCTGACCAAGGAGATCTTCGGGCCCGACGCGCTGAAGATCTCGCCGCAGCTTCTCAACAAGCTGGCGGTGGAGCGGCTCCCCGATCTGCAGGGGACGGTGTGGCAGGTGGAGCGCAACGACTTCCCGATTCACACCCTCGTCACGCTCCTGCAGTCGATCCCGATGAACCGGATGTACAGCCCGACCAACCTGGGCCGCCTGAACGACATGGAGGCGCGCACGGGGGAGAAGGAGACGGTGCGCCTGATGCAGGCCAACGGTGTCGAAGCGAAGGCCGCCGTGAAGAGCAAGGACCTGTTCACCATGAGTGAGATGTTCACCGGCATGCACAAGGCGGTCTGGAGCGAGCTGCAGACGCGCGAGAACGTCAACTCGTTCCGCCGCAACCTGCAGCGCATGCACCTCGAGAAGCTGGTGGATCTGGCCGTGGGCGACGTGGC